A genome region from Astyanax mexicanus isolate ESR-SI-001 chromosome 19, AstMex3_surface, whole genome shotgun sequence includes the following:
- the aatka gene encoding serine/threonine-protein kinase LMTK1 isoform X2, which produces MTSSVFVVAMSTAFLNPSFAFSSHFDSGGAPLSELSWPSSLAVVAVSFSGLFTFVFLMLACLCCKKGDISFKEFENTEGEEYQADLSTLASPGSQDGPDVYILPLTEVSLPVAKQPVQLLKSADLGRHSLLYLKEIGQEWFGKVMLGEVNAGLSTTQVVVKELKASASVQDQMQFLEEAQPYRTLHHPALMQCLAQCTEVTPYLLIMEYCPLGDVKGYLRSCRAADSATPDPLILQRMACEIASGLLYLHKHNYIHSDLALRNCLLSPEMTVKIGDYGLSHSRYKDDYFVTADQIWVPLRWIAPELIDEVHGNLLVVDQTKASNVWSLGVTIWELFELGNQPYRHYSDRQVLTYAVKEQQLKLPKPLLKVPLSDRWYEVMQFCWLQPEQRPVAEEVHLLLNYLCAKGTSETEEDFEKRWNSLRPSLGSSGSHRTPTASEVASSTSSFPLLEHFSTADGFQSENGDDILTVTETSHGLNFEYKWEQARAEQPYCSSASGPLGRSNPHYQDIYYPVNSSAGSCKRDSVTLGVSPSYYESDHPGVVPVLSAHSPSVSSEYYIRIEEPVECNINLEEGTLDYSPGVEASSRCCSTNDLKSPTEAQTNTYWSAAKDSKNSANDSDGSPPISLTLEPVHRETLSPLESVGQSTQYFSPSDRDRFHCEQSVLTETHLGSGNCHYTGVQESPHGVSWSLSSPSLGHCDPFLEASQRTAEKSMANETYYDMMGNLQKHVVRPHYMSIDVEAGDGLLMGAADPEDDNNLFADNEATNWTSNHSANNNSLNADGRQSRGFHDTYLDLHHTTPSSHIQNSRPRTISTTAARDNSSTTSIPFQTLNPQSYLEATGNNSSTIDIPYADSECGSYIRLCCEDSREVESSAKFPSAQENYQIIHPAQKSKPHLHVRENPVHLPVGGYTSTSAAVSLSAETAMIQQELFTDRSTSPAQDITLRPEGPTAFNGKKISPCSKALSESVSECIHTGDSWVEPGCSSISLVDIDDCSDEDITDLTAGMFPDSPVDYAEVGEVNLAQSCDSENIIDLASSSSPSEAFSPDAYHMSIHPKSLDSGYDTENNESPEFVLKDLDGMPVLSTSVESECEMVLQMDLEDVEDVVVTPACKGKLQLTSLGERNQYRDSAYFSDYDAENDKSPCDGGSAFFDNQVEDEVFGQKPTKDTALRKTGKERGFPVSQREEAYHFTRLTDCTDDAVLSAKQLCLEKKMNTGSDLASAPASAPGINMLSPFPPEMGGCLTKEPAPDDGLGLESEHSGEDPASECCSNTASEGSSTTQEATAMEDQANGSTKDFSSAESLGSDSTIVEFSREIVDEADLEDCENGEDQEEQSEGEPVEGGSIVQALLRVKRDSSLDNILPALPEDLDIPAPLGNGEEADEDDTDDSDESDEELRSYSVQDQDEESEEEFTTVPVVVSDRSSASHLRSLLKMPTLLTQSFCDELEPKKKAVSFFDDVTVFLFDQESPTGELAEYTFPPGTEANGQAADDEQLQTQNRVSASENSTDGNASEEGGSFEWEEDFPSPSSLEPASDGISTPPNSPVKSPEEKPAPQFSRFSVSRFSITQVSDSDMDTVGGNGMDGDRE; this is translated from the exons TTCAGCTGCTGAAGTCAGCAGACCTTGGACGCCACAGCCTCCTTTACCTGAAGGAAATTGGCCAGGAATGGTTTGGCAAG GTTATGCTGGGAGAGGTGAACGCTGGGCTCAGTACCACTCAGGTGGTGGTGAAGGAGCTGAAAGCCAGTGCCAGTGTTCAGGACCAGATGCAGTTCCTGGAGGAGGCCCAACCTTACAG AACTCTCCATCATCCTGCCCTTATGCAGTGCCTGGCCCAGTGCACGGAGGTGACGCCCTATCTGCTGATAATGGAATACTGTCCCCTG ggcgaTGTTAAGGGATATCTGCGCAGCTGCCGAGCTGCAGACTCAGCCACCCCCGACCCTTTGATCCTCCAGCGAATGGCATGTGAAATTGCCTCTGGACTTCTGTACCTCCACAAACATAATTACATTCACAG TGACCTGGCGCTCAGGAACTGCCTGCTCAGTCCAGAGATGACGGTGAAGATCGGAGACTACGGCCTCTCCCACAGCAGGTACAAG GACGACTATTTTGTGACGGCAGATCAGATTTGGGTGCCTCTGCGATGGATTGCCCCAGAACTCATTGACGAGGTTCATGGCAACTTGCTAGTGGTGGACCAGACCAAAGCCAGTAACGTCTG GTCACTGGGCGTGACAATCTGGGAGCTGTTTGAGCTTGGAAACCAGCCATACCGACACTACTCTGACAGACAGGTGTTGACTTACGCAGTGAAAGAGCAGCAGCTGAAGCTGCCAAAGCCTTTGCTGAAAGTGCCGCTGTCGGACCGCTG GTATGAAGTTATGCAGTTCTGCTGGCTCCAGCCAGAGCAGAGGCCCGTGGCAGAGGAGGTTCACCTCCTGCTGAACTACCTGTGCGCTAAGGGCACCAGCGAGACAGAGGAGGACTTCGAGAAACGTTGGAACTCCCTCAGACCCAGCCTAGGTTCCAGTGGTTCCCACAGAACCCCGACAGCATCTGAGGTAGCCTCGTCTACTTCCTCCTTCCCTCTGCTAGAGCACTTCTCCACGGCTGACGGCTTCCAGTCGGAGAATGGAGATGACATACTGACAGTCACTGAGACTAGCCATGGGCTCAACTTTGAGTACAAGTGGGAGCAGGCAAGAGCTGAGCAGCCCTACTGCTCATCTGCCAGTGGGCCTCTAGGAAGGAGCAATCCCCATTACCAAGATATCTATTATCCTGTCAACAGTTCTGCAGGAAGCTGCAAAAGGGACAGTGTCACTCTGGGAGTTTCCCCATCATATTATGAGTCAGATCACCCAGGGGTCGTGCCGGTGCTGAGCGCCCACAGTCCATCCGTGAGCAGTGAGTACTACATCCGCATTGAGGAACCTGTAGAGTGCAATATTAATCTGGAGGAGGGAACTCTTGACTACAGTCCAGGAGTCGAAGCCAGCAGTAGATGCTGTTCCACAAATGACCTGAAAAGTCCCACAGAGGCTCAAACAAATACATACTGGTCAGCAGCAAAAGACTCTAAAAACAGTGCCAACGATTCAGATGGTAGCCCGCCTATTTCCCTCACTTTGGAGCCAGTCCATAGAGAAACTCTAAGCCCTTTAGAATCTGTAGGTCAATCAACTCAATACTTCTCCCCCAGTGACAGAGACAGATTCCACTGTGAACAGTCAGTCCTAACAGAAACTCATCTTGGGTCTGGGAATTGCCACTATACAGGGGTACAAGAGAGCCCCCATGGTGTGTCTTGGTCACTGAGCAGCCCTAGTCTAGGACACTGTGACCCTTTCCTTGAGGCCAGCCAAAGAACTGCAGAGAAAAGTATGGCAAACGAGACCTATTACGACATGATGGGCAACCTGCAAAAGCATGTTGTCAGGCCACACTATATGAGCATCGATGTTGAAGCTGGCGATGGCCTTCTTATGGGTGCGGCTGATCCTGAGGATGACAACAATCTGTTTGCAGACAATGAAGCCACTAACTGGACCTCAAACCACTCGGCAAATAATAACAGCCTAAATGCTGATGGCAGACAATCCAGGGGTTTCCATGACACCTACCTTGATTTGCACCATACCACACCTTCCTCTCATATACAAAATTCAAGGCCAAGGACAATATCAACAACAGCAGCACGGGACAACTCAAGTACCACAAGTATCCCCTTCCAAACTCTCAATCCACAATCGTATCTGGAGGCCACAGGAAACAACTCGTCCACCATTGACATTCCATATGCAGATTCAGAATGTGGGTCATACATTCGCCTCTGCTGTGAGGACAGTAGGGAGGTAGAGTCATCCGCTAAATTTCCTTCAGCCCAAGAAAACTACCAAATAATTCACCCGGCACAGAAGAGCAAACCTCATTTGCATGTCAGAGAGAATCCCGTACACCTCCCAGTAGGGGGTTACACTAGTACGAGCGCAGCTGTCTCTCTTTCAGCAGAGACGGCAATGATTCAACAGGAACTCTTCACCGACAGAAGCACAAGCCCTGCACAAGACATAACCCTGCGACCGGAGGGTCCTACTGCATTCAACGGGAAGAAGATTTCCCCATGCTCCAAGGCTTTGTCTGAGTCAGTCTCTGAGTGCATTCATACAGGGGACAGTTGGGTGGAGCCCGGCTGCTCCAGTATTAGCCTTGTGGACATTGATGACTGCAGTGATGAAGACATCACTGACCTTACTGCTGGTATGTTTCCAGACTCTCCTGTAGACTACGCGGAAGTAGGCGAAGTTAACCTGGCGCAAAGCTGTGACTCTGAAAACATTATTGACCTTGCATCAAGTAGCAGTCCATCTGAGGCCTTCAGTCCAGATGCCTACCACATGTCCATCCACCCAAAATCGCTGGACAGTGGCTACGACACAGAGAACAATGAGTCTCCTGAGTTTGTCTTGAAAGACCTGGATGGGATGCCAGTCCTGAGTACCAGCGTGGAATCAGAGTGTGAAATGGTCCTCCAGATGGACCTTGAAGATGTTGAGGATGTAGTCGTGACCCCTGCTTGCAAAGGTAAGCTGCAATTGACAAGTCTGGGAGAAAGAAACCAGTACAGGGACTCTGCCTATTTTTCAGACTATGACGCAGAGAACGATAAAAGTCCCTGTGATGGAGGAAGCGCCTTTTTtgataatcaagtggaagatgaaGTGTTTGGGCAAAAACCTACAAAAGACACCGCTCTCAGAAAGACTGGGAAAGAGCGGGGTTTCCCGGTGAGCCAAAGGGAGGAGGCCTATCATTTCACAAGACTCACAGATTGCACAGATGATGCTGTGCTCAGTGCCAAGCAGTTGTGTCTAGAGAAGAAGATGAACACAGGCTCTGATCTAGCGTCAGCTCCTGCATCAGCTCCAGGGATCAACATGCTTTCCCCTTTTCCACCTGAGATGGGAGGCTGTTTGACCAAGGAACCTGCTCCAGATGATGGACTTGGGCTAGAATCTGAACACTCTGGAGAAGATCCGGCTTCGGAATGCTGCTCCAACACAGCCTCTGAAGGCTCGTCTACAACACAGGAAGCAACAGCGATGGAGGACCAAGCGAACGGCTCCACCAAGGACTTCTCATCTGCGGAGTCGCTAGGTTCAGACTCCACAATTGTAGAGTTTAGCCGGGAGATCGTGGACGAAGCTGATCTTGAGGATTGTGAGAACGGAGAAGATCAGGAGGAGCAGAGTGAAGGTGAGCCGGTGGAAGGGGGCAGCATAGTGCAGGCACTTTTGAGAGTGAAGCGTGACAGTTCTCTGGACAACATTTTACCTGCCTTACCAGAGGACCTGGACATACCGGCACCCCTAGGGAATGGCGAGGAAGCAGACGAGGATGACACTGATGACAGTGATGAGTCTGATGAAGAGCTGCGAAGCTACAGTGTTCAAGATCAGGATGAGGAGAGCGAGGAAGAGTTCACAACCGTGCCCGTGGTGGTCAGTGATCGGAGTAGTGCTAGTCATCTGCGTAGCCTCCTCAAAATGCCAACACTGCTCACTCAGTCGTTTTGTGACGAGTTGGAGCCCAAGAAAAAAGCTGTCTCGTTCTTTGATGACGTCACAGTGTTCTTGTTTGATCAG GAGAGCCCTACAGGAGAACTAGCGGAATACACCTTTCCACCAGGGACAGAAGCCAACGGCCAGGCTGCAGATGATGAACAGCTGCAAACACAAAATCGAGTCAGTGCCTCTGAAAATTCCACCGATGGAAATGCCTCAGAAGAAG GTGGATCGTTTGAATGGGAGGAAGACTTTCCCAGTCCTTCATCATTAGAACCTGCCTCTGATGGTATCAGCACACCCCCTAACTCTCCAGTCAAGTCTCCTGAAGAGAAACCAGCACCCCAGTTCTCCCGCTTTAGTGTTTCCCGTTTCTCCATTACACAGGTGTCTGACTCGGACATGGATACCGTTGGAG GAAacggcatggatggagatcgggAGTGA
- the aatka gene encoding serine/threonine-protein kinase LMTK1 isoform X1 — protein MTSSVFVVAMSTAFLNPSFAFSSHFDSGGAPLSELSWPSSLAVVAVSFSGLFTFVFLMLACLCCKKGDISFKEFENTEGEEYQADLSTLASPGSQDGPDVYILPLTEVSLPVAKQPGRSIQLLKSADLGRHSLLYLKEIGQEWFGKVMLGEVNAGLSTTQVVVKELKASASVQDQMQFLEEAQPYRTLHHPALMQCLAQCTEVTPYLLIMEYCPLGDVKGYLRSCRAADSATPDPLILQRMACEIASGLLYLHKHNYIHSDLALRNCLLSPEMTVKIGDYGLSHSRYKDDYFVTADQIWVPLRWIAPELIDEVHGNLLVVDQTKASNVWSLGVTIWELFELGNQPYRHYSDRQVLTYAVKEQQLKLPKPLLKVPLSDRWYEVMQFCWLQPEQRPVAEEVHLLLNYLCAKGTSETEEDFEKRWNSLRPSLGSSGSHRTPTASEVASSTSSFPLLEHFSTADGFQSENGDDILTVTETSHGLNFEYKWEQARAEQPYCSSASGPLGRSNPHYQDIYYPVNSSAGSCKRDSVTLGVSPSYYESDHPGVVPVLSAHSPSVSSEYYIRIEEPVECNINLEEGTLDYSPGVEASSRCCSTNDLKSPTEAQTNTYWSAAKDSKNSANDSDGSPPISLTLEPVHRETLSPLESVGQSTQYFSPSDRDRFHCEQSVLTETHLGSGNCHYTGVQESPHGVSWSLSSPSLGHCDPFLEASQRTAEKSMANETYYDMMGNLQKHVVRPHYMSIDVEAGDGLLMGAADPEDDNNLFADNEATNWTSNHSANNNSLNADGRQSRGFHDTYLDLHHTTPSSHIQNSRPRTISTTAARDNSSTTSIPFQTLNPQSYLEATGNNSSTIDIPYADSECGSYIRLCCEDSREVESSAKFPSAQENYQIIHPAQKSKPHLHVRENPVHLPVGGYTSTSAAVSLSAETAMIQQELFTDRSTSPAQDITLRPEGPTAFNGKKISPCSKALSESVSECIHTGDSWVEPGCSSISLVDIDDCSDEDITDLTAGMFPDSPVDYAEVGEVNLAQSCDSENIIDLASSSSPSEAFSPDAYHMSIHPKSLDSGYDTENNESPEFVLKDLDGMPVLSTSVESECEMVLQMDLEDVEDVVVTPACKGKLQLTSLGERNQYRDSAYFSDYDAENDKSPCDGGSAFFDNQVEDEVFGQKPTKDTALRKTGKERGFPVSQREEAYHFTRLTDCTDDAVLSAKQLCLEKKMNTGSDLASAPASAPGINMLSPFPPEMGGCLTKEPAPDDGLGLESEHSGEDPASECCSNTASEGSSTTQEATAMEDQANGSTKDFSSAESLGSDSTIVEFSREIVDEADLEDCENGEDQEEQSEGEPVEGGSIVQALLRVKRDSSLDNILPALPEDLDIPAPLGNGEEADEDDTDDSDESDEELRSYSVQDQDEESEEEFTTVPVVVSDRSSASHLRSLLKMPTLLTQSFCDELEPKKKAVSFFDDVTVFLFDQESPTGELAEYTFPPGTEANGQAADDEQLQTQNRVSASENSTDGNASEEGGSFEWEEDFPSPSSLEPASDGISTPPNSPVKSPEEKPAPQFSRFSVSRFSITQVSDSDMDTVGGNGMDGDRE, from the exons TTCAGCTGCTGAAGTCAGCAGACCTTGGACGCCACAGCCTCCTTTACCTGAAGGAAATTGGCCAGGAATGGTTTGGCAAG GTTATGCTGGGAGAGGTGAACGCTGGGCTCAGTACCACTCAGGTGGTGGTGAAGGAGCTGAAAGCCAGTGCCAGTGTTCAGGACCAGATGCAGTTCCTGGAGGAGGCCCAACCTTACAG AACTCTCCATCATCCTGCCCTTATGCAGTGCCTGGCCCAGTGCACGGAGGTGACGCCCTATCTGCTGATAATGGAATACTGTCCCCTG ggcgaTGTTAAGGGATATCTGCGCAGCTGCCGAGCTGCAGACTCAGCCACCCCCGACCCTTTGATCCTCCAGCGAATGGCATGTGAAATTGCCTCTGGACTTCTGTACCTCCACAAACATAATTACATTCACAG TGACCTGGCGCTCAGGAACTGCCTGCTCAGTCCAGAGATGACGGTGAAGATCGGAGACTACGGCCTCTCCCACAGCAGGTACAAG GACGACTATTTTGTGACGGCAGATCAGATTTGGGTGCCTCTGCGATGGATTGCCCCAGAACTCATTGACGAGGTTCATGGCAACTTGCTAGTGGTGGACCAGACCAAAGCCAGTAACGTCTG GTCACTGGGCGTGACAATCTGGGAGCTGTTTGAGCTTGGAAACCAGCCATACCGACACTACTCTGACAGACAGGTGTTGACTTACGCAGTGAAAGAGCAGCAGCTGAAGCTGCCAAAGCCTTTGCTGAAAGTGCCGCTGTCGGACCGCTG GTATGAAGTTATGCAGTTCTGCTGGCTCCAGCCAGAGCAGAGGCCCGTGGCAGAGGAGGTTCACCTCCTGCTGAACTACCTGTGCGCTAAGGGCACCAGCGAGACAGAGGAGGACTTCGAGAAACGTTGGAACTCCCTCAGACCCAGCCTAGGTTCCAGTGGTTCCCACAGAACCCCGACAGCATCTGAGGTAGCCTCGTCTACTTCCTCCTTCCCTCTGCTAGAGCACTTCTCCACGGCTGACGGCTTCCAGTCGGAGAATGGAGATGACATACTGACAGTCACTGAGACTAGCCATGGGCTCAACTTTGAGTACAAGTGGGAGCAGGCAAGAGCTGAGCAGCCCTACTGCTCATCTGCCAGTGGGCCTCTAGGAAGGAGCAATCCCCATTACCAAGATATCTATTATCCTGTCAACAGTTCTGCAGGAAGCTGCAAAAGGGACAGTGTCACTCTGGGAGTTTCCCCATCATATTATGAGTCAGATCACCCAGGGGTCGTGCCGGTGCTGAGCGCCCACAGTCCATCCGTGAGCAGTGAGTACTACATCCGCATTGAGGAACCTGTAGAGTGCAATATTAATCTGGAGGAGGGAACTCTTGACTACAGTCCAGGAGTCGAAGCCAGCAGTAGATGCTGTTCCACAAATGACCTGAAAAGTCCCACAGAGGCTCAAACAAATACATACTGGTCAGCAGCAAAAGACTCTAAAAACAGTGCCAACGATTCAGATGGTAGCCCGCCTATTTCCCTCACTTTGGAGCCAGTCCATAGAGAAACTCTAAGCCCTTTAGAATCTGTAGGTCAATCAACTCAATACTTCTCCCCCAGTGACAGAGACAGATTCCACTGTGAACAGTCAGTCCTAACAGAAACTCATCTTGGGTCTGGGAATTGCCACTATACAGGGGTACAAGAGAGCCCCCATGGTGTGTCTTGGTCACTGAGCAGCCCTAGTCTAGGACACTGTGACCCTTTCCTTGAGGCCAGCCAAAGAACTGCAGAGAAAAGTATGGCAAACGAGACCTATTACGACATGATGGGCAACCTGCAAAAGCATGTTGTCAGGCCACACTATATGAGCATCGATGTTGAAGCTGGCGATGGCCTTCTTATGGGTGCGGCTGATCCTGAGGATGACAACAATCTGTTTGCAGACAATGAAGCCACTAACTGGACCTCAAACCACTCGGCAAATAATAACAGCCTAAATGCTGATGGCAGACAATCCAGGGGTTTCCATGACACCTACCTTGATTTGCACCATACCACACCTTCCTCTCATATACAAAATTCAAGGCCAAGGACAATATCAACAACAGCAGCACGGGACAACTCAAGTACCACAAGTATCCCCTTCCAAACTCTCAATCCACAATCGTATCTGGAGGCCACAGGAAACAACTCGTCCACCATTGACATTCCATATGCAGATTCAGAATGTGGGTCATACATTCGCCTCTGCTGTGAGGACAGTAGGGAGGTAGAGTCATCCGCTAAATTTCCTTCAGCCCAAGAAAACTACCAAATAATTCACCCGGCACAGAAGAGCAAACCTCATTTGCATGTCAGAGAGAATCCCGTACACCTCCCAGTAGGGGGTTACACTAGTACGAGCGCAGCTGTCTCTCTTTCAGCAGAGACGGCAATGATTCAACAGGAACTCTTCACCGACAGAAGCACAAGCCCTGCACAAGACATAACCCTGCGACCGGAGGGTCCTACTGCATTCAACGGGAAGAAGATTTCCCCATGCTCCAAGGCTTTGTCTGAGTCAGTCTCTGAGTGCATTCATACAGGGGACAGTTGGGTGGAGCCCGGCTGCTCCAGTATTAGCCTTGTGGACATTGATGACTGCAGTGATGAAGACATCACTGACCTTACTGCTGGTATGTTTCCAGACTCTCCTGTAGACTACGCGGAAGTAGGCGAAGTTAACCTGGCGCAAAGCTGTGACTCTGAAAACATTATTGACCTTGCATCAAGTAGCAGTCCATCTGAGGCCTTCAGTCCAGATGCCTACCACATGTCCATCCACCCAAAATCGCTGGACAGTGGCTACGACACAGAGAACAATGAGTCTCCTGAGTTTGTCTTGAAAGACCTGGATGGGATGCCAGTCCTGAGTACCAGCGTGGAATCAGAGTGTGAAATGGTCCTCCAGATGGACCTTGAAGATGTTGAGGATGTAGTCGTGACCCCTGCTTGCAAAGGTAAGCTGCAATTGACAAGTCTGGGAGAAAGAAACCAGTACAGGGACTCTGCCTATTTTTCAGACTATGACGCAGAGAACGATAAAAGTCCCTGTGATGGAGGAAGCGCCTTTTTtgataatcaagtggaagatgaaGTGTTTGGGCAAAAACCTACAAAAGACACCGCTCTCAGAAAGACTGGGAAAGAGCGGGGTTTCCCGGTGAGCCAAAGGGAGGAGGCCTATCATTTCACAAGACTCACAGATTGCACAGATGATGCTGTGCTCAGTGCCAAGCAGTTGTGTCTAGAGAAGAAGATGAACACAGGCTCTGATCTAGCGTCAGCTCCTGCATCAGCTCCAGGGATCAACATGCTTTCCCCTTTTCCACCTGAGATGGGAGGCTGTTTGACCAAGGAACCTGCTCCAGATGATGGACTTGGGCTAGAATCTGAACACTCTGGAGAAGATCCGGCTTCGGAATGCTGCTCCAACACAGCCTCTGAAGGCTCGTCTACAACACAGGAAGCAACAGCGATGGAGGACCAAGCGAACGGCTCCACCAAGGACTTCTCATCTGCGGAGTCGCTAGGTTCAGACTCCACAATTGTAGAGTTTAGCCGGGAGATCGTGGACGAAGCTGATCTTGAGGATTGTGAGAACGGAGAAGATCAGGAGGAGCAGAGTGAAGGTGAGCCGGTGGAAGGGGGCAGCATAGTGCAGGCACTTTTGAGAGTGAAGCGTGACAGTTCTCTGGACAACATTTTACCTGCCTTACCAGAGGACCTGGACATACCGGCACCCCTAGGGAATGGCGAGGAAGCAGACGAGGATGACACTGATGACAGTGATGAGTCTGATGAAGAGCTGCGAAGCTACAGTGTTCAAGATCAGGATGAGGAGAGCGAGGAAGAGTTCACAACCGTGCCCGTGGTGGTCAGTGATCGGAGTAGTGCTAGTCATCTGCGTAGCCTCCTCAAAATGCCAACACTGCTCACTCAGTCGTTTTGTGACGAGTTGGAGCCCAAGAAAAAAGCTGTCTCGTTCTTTGATGACGTCACAGTGTTCTTGTTTGATCAG GAGAGCCCTACAGGAGAACTAGCGGAATACACCTTTCCACCAGGGACAGAAGCCAACGGCCAGGCTGCAGATGATGAACAGCTGCAAACACAAAATCGAGTCAGTGCCTCTGAAAATTCCACCGATGGAAATGCCTCAGAAGAAG GTGGATCGTTTGAATGGGAGGAAGACTTTCCCAGTCCTTCATCATTAGAACCTGCCTCTGATGGTATCAGCACACCCCCTAACTCTCCAGTCAAGTCTCCTGAAGAGAAACCAGCACCCCAGTTCTCCCGCTTTAGTGTTTCCCGTTTCTCCATTACACAGGTGTCTGACTCGGACATGGATACCGTTGGAG GAAacggcatggatggagatcgggAGTGA